tttctcttcctttccttccaCTCTTCTCATCAGCAATCTACTGCCACTGACCCTCTTGGTTTGTCCCTTTCCCCTCTCTTTTTAATTTATGATGTATCCgttatttgttttttcttcttgtgTCAAGTACGTCTGTTCATTATTTTTAACAATCCCTGTACGTCTtccctattttatattttatacatGGAAACTGTTTAGGCTCTTTTAGCAGtaaatcaaatataataaaaacttgaaacttttacaaTCTGATAATAggctttaaggggtccttttatcaagctgcggtagaggtttaacttgcgtaataccacgcgttaaaccacctgccatgctagccgctaacacctgatTGAGCAGGTATtagtttttttagccggccgcaggggttagcgtgtgatgaaatgtccgacgcgttaaccccactagcgcggcttgataaaaggacccctaaattttttgtTCTGGATCTTAATAACTTTAGATCCAGGACAAAAATTAATATAAACAGTAAATCTTTGTTCTGGATCTAAAATACTTATGTtagatgccatcgactcatgtttgagtcctagcgacttgatgaacatcattaatgaaagcctttaaaaaaaacaaagcacctagaaaataaatatatagagCCTTTTACGCACCTATAgtattgaatttattgtattatcttttccctcttccttctctttttatAGGTAAATAtaagtaattatttctttcatatgTAGTattgttagattgtgagcctgttgggACAGAGAAGGAAGTTCAAAGTatctgattagatttttggccttTACTTAAGTCAATGTAATTGTTTTGTTAACCGTTTcaaatcctttgggagatttagtggtatataagacaccacattaaattaaaaGAAGCGGGCTCAGGACttcggggtccttttatcaagctgcggtaggggtttaatgcacgttaaaccgcctgctgcgctaaccgctagcgcctgcattgagcaggcgttagtttttcagccggccgcgggggttagcgtgtgatgaaatgtccgacgcactaaccccgctagtgtggcttgataaaaggacccctaagcctTGAAGTATGCTGATAATGGAATAGCGATAGAAGAACCAATAAAAGTAAAGGGGATGAGACTTACACTGCTTTTTTGTCTGAttaaaatcaaagcagtttacatattttagatagGTACTTACTTTGTACTGGGGCAAggaagtgttaagtgatttgcccagaggcACAAGGAGGTACAGTGGCAGCTGCTCTAGCCACTATGCCATTCATTCACACCAATAGAGGATAAGCTGAAAGTACAATAGAAAAGTTAAGAAGAAATCCAATTGAGCACAGTGAGTCAAGGTATATGTAGATTGTGAACAATACTGACAAAAGTATCAGACAGTTGAAGCAAGATGGGGAGGGGAGCAACCTGTTACTTgtgactagagaatggcacggtgattGTTACCCATGGATAGACACGAGTAACCTGCTAAAATGGGGAGGAAAAAAACTGGTTGCCACGGGtatgggaacaaggccattcaccaccccgtggagcggtgaatggccttgtccccggaGTTAAGTATTTTGTGCGTATTGACTCACTGATCACCCTTCCTGactgcgcggtccagcagctctctatctccttcctccCGATTGCCGCGGTCCAgacatctccctctcttccctttcgCTGATGATTTTCATTTTTCTATCTCTGAGCAGCACGAGCCTTTAAACAAGTCACGCACGGCTGACTAAAACTTCTCTGAatcaaccggaaacaggaagttgcgtcagaggaaaagTTTCAGTGCAGTCGCATGCGACTTGAGAAAAGGCTCAGGCTGcttggaaacagaaaaatgaaaatcaccagcgaaggaaagggagggaggtgcCCGGATTGTGGCGatatggagggaggaaggaaggaggcagGAGGCTGCTGGACCACATGATCACGAGGGGTGATAAGTGAGGCAACGCGTGCATGGAAGTggtaggagagagaaaggggaacaCACTGGAAGaagtggagagggggaggggagggaggagcagacactgcatgttagtgggtaggaggagagggaagaagacgctgaaagaaagtggggtggggagagagagagagaagggaacacatactggatggtaggaggggataaagaaaaaagagcacatgctggattggggagacagataccagatctgaggggaggaaaggaagaaaagatgctaaaaaccacctgggggaaggaagggaagacgTTGCCAAACTATGGGGGGAAGCGAAGGGAAGaatatgggtgccagaccaaccCATATTCTTCCCTTCGCTTCcccccatagtttggcatcatcttcccttccatctttccttccttcccccaggtggtttttagcatcttttcttcctttcctcccctcagatctggtatctgtctccccaatccagcatgtgctctatgtttctaccagaaactgcctctcccttccatctctccctccacctccccccccaggGGGGGAGAAGCATTTCTGGTAGAAGCATAGAAGAGTAGATTTCATATAGAAGAGGTAGAGAGAAGgcagagtggatggaaggaatagaattgatgagaagatgaggaaagcagaaaccagacaacaaaggtagaaaaaaaaagattctatatcttttctttttttttttgctttaggataaagtagtacattagttgtgttgataaacatttataaacaaagccctgccagctgaagatctcttcctctagttcggcagccagaactttgatttataaaatgacaattgtttctttttatactttaagttcagtataaaactattcaaggcttgtgtggatataATCAGATGGTTTACGGGGACGGGGTGGaaacagggaccgagcttgcggggatgggcaCCAAGCTCACGGGGGCGGGACAGGGCTGAGCTCGCGAGGATGgggcggagacagggacaaatgttttcccccatgtcattctctacatgtgaCCTCAATTAGAGTGGTATGACCCACAATCTAGGAACAACAGTCTTAGATTTCCTGTTATTACCCACCACTGATGATTCTGCTTCCTTAGTTTACTCATTCCAGACTCCCACATGACTCCTTTGTGCTGGAATTTTTTTCCACCTCCTGAATTATCAATAGGGCTTCTTTTgaaagggaagaaaaagggaaTAGAAGCACCATAAACTCTGTAACAAATTCAAGAAAGCCCAGGGATGCTCAAAGGCCCATCATTGCACTTCGCTTTCATGTAAGCTTAGTTCCATGAAAGGTGACAGTGGCAGGGACCGGGATGCTGGACATTTTAGTGGACAGAGGAAGGGTCAGCTCAAGAGGATGTGGTGCCTTAGGCCAACTTTGGTTTTGTGCCCACCCCTACCAACCCACTAAGCCCCTGCCTCACCTGCCCTGCCTCCTACCAGTTGCACCCTTGTCCCACACCCCACCTTTCACCTATTTCCTTAGTTCCCCATTCCCATATTCTGTACCCTTTTAGCCCTCATCCATCCTCCACTACAGCTCATCACCCTATCAGTCCCAGCTCCATCTGTCTTCAAGGCCATTCTCTATATTCTATTCCCAATAGCCTTTTTCACTGCCTCCCTGGATCCACTGTCTTTCTCTATCTCCCCCTTCCAATCCCAGCATGTgtgtgtctctccccccccctattCCCCAAAAGCTTCCTCATGGTAGCATCTCTCCCTAGGCCCCTGCCATGAGTgcttatctttctctctccttccaaccaacCAACCCcatccccttctccctcccttaaCTCCCACACACACATGGATATTTATCTGTTTCTCACCTTCCAACCCCTCCTCCCATGAGTGCTATCTCCAACACCCCCATCCCAGTTGGGTCTGAAATCATGGTAGTAtggcctcttccccccccccctccggggcCAGGTATCGctttcccctgtctgtctccaTCCGCGCTGCAGTTCTTCAGTATTCAGAGTACTACCTGCAGCATCAGTGCAGTGTGTCTGCTGCcttcggcctgccccagaagccttttCAATATACTGAAGAACTGTGGTGCAGAGGGAGCAGATGGACAAGAGTGATGCCCAACTCCGTGGGAAGGAGGAGGTTGGATAGAGGCTGCACCATTCAGAACAGTGGAAGGTCGTGGTAAAATAAGCCCCCCAAATATGCTCATGGGAGTAAGAAGCCAATGACGACAtgggccagagcctcacctgattagaaaggaaagggggtgggactcgatatatataccacttttctgtggttacacccaaagcagtttacatatgatATACCTGAGAAAAtgggagagttaagtgacttgcccagagtcacagggagctgcagtgagaactgaacccAGTTTCCCAGCCGCTGCAGTACTCgttaagctactcctccactccaggaGAGATACTGGACCTCTTGCAGGGAAGGGGAAATGCTGGAGACCTCAGCAAGGCAGAGGTGCACAGTTGATGGTTGGCTGGTCAGAAAAGACTCTTAAATATATTTTGCGTGATTaccatcctctcttcctcctcaaagGAATAGGAGTTTGTAGAGAattgacacgaggacaaatttgggATCTATATCTACATCAACGTCCTGTCCCTatctgcataagcctcgaacactttaaaatcttagtttgcagggatggagataaatcccacgggggacaaatttgtccccgtgtcattctctagtatattaCATTCTGCATCGTACAAAACGATCTCACCTCATGGGGATGCAGTTCCCCACACCGTTTCGGCCTGCTTGCGATAGGAAATTGACTGTGCGCCGGCACGTTGTTCAGCGGAGGCTGTTGGGAAttgtagtccccccccccccccccccccccttatttagAACGCACAGTTCCGTTGGTGTTGCGGAAGGCCTTGGCGTTTATGTAATGAAGTCTGTCGGGAGCTGTAGTCCTGAAGAGGCTGTCGGGAGCCGTTAGGAGAAGGCTCCTCCCGCCATCGAGACCCGGGAATTgaaagaagagaaggagaaaacaaagaaaaaaaaatcccaccagCTGGCGAGAGTGGCACGCAGAAGCAGGAAGTGATGAAGAAAGCTCTGGGTTCTCGGAGACAGACACTAGCAGAGAGGATGTGTATCCTCTGAATACGCTGTGCGTGAGTTTTTGAGGATAAAAAGAGAAGAAACCACCAGTGACGAGGAAAATAAATATCTATTCACTCTCAGGAAGAGGAAAGGCATTTGTGGGCCTGGGATCAAAGCTCGCATTTATGCTCTGGGGATGGATCTGGCCCGGAACTGAACGATAATGCTAGATTCATAGACCCAACTTGAGTAGAGACTCAGAAACAAGCCTGAGAATTGCACTATTGCTtataaaagccagaaagaccgCTTATGTGTGACCAGGGAGCGGTAAGAGACTGCGGTTTGTCGTCATCATCATCACCTGTCACAGAGAGCCATACGCTCAGGACTACCTGAGACAGATTACCGGTGCTTAGAATAAAACGGCGGCAGCCTGTGCGGGATTACGGAGATCAGATTAGAAACTGCTGCACATTGCCGTTTTATTTACTACAAAGAGATTCGACATCGATTATCTTCTTGTTACTAAAGGAGATCATATTCACACTAGACTGTTTTTCTCAGAAAGGGTGGCTTCTCATTCTGACAAAAAGATAGTGAGAACAAGTTCTTAGATACAGAGAACATACCTCGAGTTACTGAGAGACTTTTATTCAGGACTGAGTCAAATATACAGTACACTCCATACTTTGATCCTGAGTGGGACAGTAGCATGGATCTCTCCCTGAAGGAGCCAGAAAGCAGAAAATACATGGACCGTGACAACAGCCTGGATACTTGCTGGAGACAACAGCAGAaactagaaagaaagagaagcagcAGTAAAGTAGGGCTGACCCCTGAAGTGACTGAGGAGGAGTTGAGGCATGAGCTTGCCCTCTTGGGTTTCAGTCATGTCCCCCAGGAGCGGCTCATGGAATTCAAGCGAGATCTAGAACAGTTGATGGTACACCAGATGGTGGAAGAGGCACCACAGCCCAAGGAAGACCAAAGCTGGGCTTCAGGAAACAGGAAGGAGGGATGGCCAGAATCAATCCAGGCAACCTCTTCCTATGTAAGGGCTGAGCCTTCCTGTGGTACAGTCACCAtttctgggaaggaggcctggacAGAGCCTCCTACTTGCTCCAAATCAACCTTAGGAGCTGGCTTCTACTCTGAAAGGAGTGCTGAAGTAGGTATGCCTGGGAGTGTAGACTGCATatctgggagagagagatggagtgCCCTCTCTGCTTGTAGCAATCCTCCACAGACTAGACCTTTCCAAGGTGCAGCTTCCTATACCAGAGACAATGCCTGGCCTGAGCAACATGCACAGACTGATCCAGTCCAACAGACTGCTTCTGCCTTCTCCAAGAGCAGCACATGGAAAGGATGTCCAGTGAACAAAGCCAGAATTGAGAGCCTTCCTCTAACCATCCCATTCAATGGCAACCTCTCAAATGCTGATGACAGGCAGGCAGCCCCATTTATCACTAAGGAGAGGCCAAACAGCTGTGGTGGAGATGGTAGCCTTTGTGCTAGTACTGGTTCTAGCAGTCCCCAGGAGGGGCCAGCAGAAGAGTGGCGAAGGCCAACTATGAAAAGAAAAGTATTACGCAAGAGTGAGGATGGACGGGTCCAAATCTCTGATGAATCCACAGTCAGTGAGATGGATTCTGAGTTCTACTGGGGCCAAGAACCCTGGAAAGGTGAATCTGACTCAGAGAGGTTGGAAATGAGTCTTGTGCCCATGTATTCATGGAATCAGAGACAGGAGCAAGAGGACCATGACAGACTCAAATCATTCATTCGGCCTAGGCTTGTTGGAAACCACCAGAGAAAAACAGATCCTGTGGCTAAATACCAACAGTACAAGAGGGGCTGGGATGCTTTCCAGGCCCCAGGAGAGAAAGACAGGAAAGAACTGCGCTGGGGTATGCGTGAGCAAATGCTGTACAAAGCTCCTCAGCCACATCACAGGACATCTCAGGTATATGTCCCCAACAACTATGTGGTGCCCACTGAGAAGAAGAGGTCAACCTTGCGCTGGGGGATACGTTATGATCTGGCGAATGGAATCATTCCTCATAAGATCTATCCTTCCTAGAGTTAATTTCATTGTCAGCCCAAAATTCTatgcttttttaaatttctcCCATTTCTTTGCCCCAAATCTGGCTTTCTGCTCTGTCCTTTGACCCTCTAGGAAAAACTTCCAATAAGATCAGTATACCCCTCACCACCACCTacacttaatttttaaaaaaatttgcttACAGACCTCTTTTCTTACCAAAAGGATGACTGATGCTCTCCCACACCACCTGATCTATCCTTATTGTAGATATACACtattccccaaattctatatatgatgcttaAAATTCTAAGCACAAATTTAGGTGTGTGCCTAATTTGTGCGCACAATTTAATCGAGTAACATGCCAATTAGTGCccataattgggtgctaacaattattggcattgataatttaaatttaaatacatATCTTGCTAGGTGCTATGCAGATGCCAGTGTAAATTCTTTTAGTGTATAACTGAAAGGGTATGGCTGTGAAAGGGGCATGGGTGAGTCGGGCGTTCACTTAAGTTGcatgcagtattatagaatacaggagatctgtgcctaatttaggcatgagaattTGCACCACGTTCAGTTGGTGTAAGTCCTTGCACAGATCCTagggctattctataaacaagGCCCAACTCGGAACACAGTTTTTAGAATAGCgctcaatgcttttttttttggtgcccaaatttgggcatcaaTTACTGAATCCAGCCTTATGAGCCCAATATTCATAAGGAACTATCCAGATAGCAGTAGCATTTATCTGAATAATtcccttaggcccagattctctaactggcgctgaTGTCAGTGACCACTGATTGCGTATAAATCATGCaatggtgccagttagagaatcacgcctctggcAAATGTAGGCACTGAAAATGTAAGCCAAGGTTTTCCAGGCTTACATTTCTGTGAATTGCGCCTCTGTAGGCGCTTtacggcacctaatgccactttcaGTGTTAatcacacctacagtggcattaggcatcataaagcatcTATGGAGGCGCAATTCTAGCACCGATATTTTAGGCATCTTGAAAATCCAGTGAAAAACTGTCCATTTAAACAAcgtttttcactgagcttgggcttaaaaaaaatcagctccatatagagaatctgggtcttAGTGCTCTCCTTGCATATTCAGCAGTAGTGCTGGAGTAGTGTGTGGTCAGAAGAGCAGGTTATCTAGAAAGTGGTGAAATTCAGACTGTTAGCTAGATAACTATCCAGATAAAATCAGGACAGACCAAAAGCTGTTCTAACTTTATCCGGATAGCAGTGGTGCAGCCCATTGGGATATCCAGCACTGCTTGCTATATGGATAGTAGGGCTTGAATATGTGTTTGACTTAGTTGCCACTGACCATGGCAGCTGAATATTATTATATACATTAATGGTTCTTTATGAAGTGGAACTCTTTCTACATGATTGCATAGACTTGCTTTTTCTGTTGGTTTTCTAGAGAAAATGGCTCGCCTCTAAGATTTCCTAAGTTATTGATATTCAATGATAGTCCTTCAGGGTTGCAAACAGCCAGGAGTGGACCGACTGTTCAGGCAACTGAGTAGTGCCCAAGGGCCCAAAGCAGCAGGGACCCAGTGCTTCCCACTCTCTTCTCCC
The nucleotide sequence above comes from Geotrypetes seraphini chromosome 5, aGeoSer1.1, whole genome shotgun sequence. Encoded proteins:
- the HYLS1 gene encoding hydrolethalus syndrome protein 1, with product MDLSLKEPESRKYMDRDNSLDTCWRQQQKLERKRSSSKVGLTPEVTEEELRHELALLGFSHVPQERLMEFKRDLEQLMVHQMVEEAPQPKEDQSWASGNRKEGWPESIQATSSYVRAEPSCGTVTISGKEAWTEPPTCSKSTLGAGFYSERSAEVGMPGSVDCISGRERWSALSACSNPPQTRPFQGAASYTRDNAWPEQHAQTDPVQQTASAFSKSSTWKGCPVNKARIESLPLTIPFNGNLSNADDRQAAPFITKERPNSCGGDGSLCASTGSSSPQEGPAEEWRRPTMKRKVLRKSEDGRVQISDESTVSEMDSEFYWGQEPWKGESDSERLEMSLVPMYSWNQRQEQEDHDRLKSFIRPRLVGNHQRKTDPVAKYQQYKRGWDAFQAPGEKDRKELRWGMREQMLYKAPQPHHRTSQVYVPNNYVVPTEKKRSTLRWGIRYDLANGIIPHKIYPS